One part of the Mycolicibacterium aromaticivorans JS19b1 = JCM 16368 genome encodes these proteins:
- a CDS encoding acetyl-CoA C-acetyltransferase encodes MTEAYIIDAVRTPVGKRKGGLAGVHPADMAAHVIKTLVGRHDIDPAAIDDVILGCLDNIGSQAGDIARTAALAAGLPESVPGVTIDRQCGSAQQAVHFAAQGVMSGTADLILAGGVQKMSQYPILSAFGAGEPFGSVDPWSGCQGWLDRYGDQEISQFRGAEMIASQWKLSREDNERFAYTSHQRALAAIADGRFEREITPIAGISVDEGPRADTSLEKMAGLPTLVEGGVLTAAVASQISDGAAGLLIASQAAVDRFDLTPRARIHHMSVRGADPVMMLTAPIPATQHALKRTGMSIADIDAVEINEAFAPVVLAWLAEIDADPETVNPNGGAIALGHPIGCTGARLMTSLLHELERTGGRYGLQTMCEGGGQANVTIIERL; translated from the coding sequence GTGCACCCAGCCGACATGGCAGCACATGTGATCAAGACACTCGTGGGGCGCCACGACATCGATCCGGCGGCCATCGACGACGTCATCCTCGGCTGCCTGGACAACATCGGCTCCCAGGCCGGCGACATCGCCCGCACCGCCGCACTGGCCGCGGGCCTGCCCGAGTCGGTACCCGGCGTGACGATCGACCGTCAGTGCGGATCTGCCCAGCAGGCAGTGCATTTCGCGGCGCAGGGCGTGATGAGCGGGACAGCCGATCTCATCCTCGCCGGCGGCGTGCAGAAGATGAGCCAGTATCCGATCCTCAGCGCCTTCGGCGCGGGTGAGCCGTTCGGATCGGTGGATCCGTGGTCCGGCTGCCAGGGTTGGCTGGACCGCTATGGCGACCAGGAGATCTCCCAGTTCCGCGGAGCGGAGATGATCGCAAGCCAGTGGAAGCTGTCGCGCGAGGACAACGAACGGTTCGCCTACACCAGTCATCAGCGCGCGCTCGCCGCGATCGCCGACGGCCGCTTCGAGCGGGAGATCACCCCCATCGCCGGCATCAGCGTCGATGAAGGCCCCCGCGCCGACACCTCGCTGGAGAAGATGGCCGGCCTGCCGACGCTGGTCGAAGGAGGGGTGCTCACGGCCGCTGTGGCCAGCCAGATCTCCGATGGCGCAGCCGGACTGCTGATCGCCTCCCAGGCGGCCGTCGACCGGTTCGATTTGACTCCCCGTGCCCGGATTCACCACATGTCAGTGCGCGGCGCCGACCCGGTCATGATGCTCACCGCTCCCATCCCCGCGACGCAGCATGCCTTGAAGCGCACCGGAATGTCGATCGCCGACATCGACGCCGTCGAAATCAACGAGGCCTTCGCTCCGGTTGTGTTGGCGTGGCTGGCGGAGATCGACGCGGACCCGGAGACCGTCAACCCGAACGGCGGTGCCATTGCGCTGGGCCATCCGATCGGATGTACCGGAGCACGGCTGATGACGTCCCTGTTGCACGAGCTGGAGCGCACCGGCGGCCGTTACGGTCTGCAGACGATGTGCGAAGGCGGCGGACAGGCCAACGTCACGATCATCGAACGGCTCTGA